One window of Stigmatella aurantiaca genomic DNA carries:
- a CDS encoding cytochrome P450: protein MKRYMQQAIDERRQQPKDDLLGLIVRGKGDGDTLSNSQMMALCFNLLTGGLETTSFFFSNALRLLAERPDVYAQLRAGRSLLPKFIDEVLRYDGPVRGLPRIVMQDIELSGVRIEKGACVLLLVASANRDETEFPEPDRFDLQRERTGISFGYGSHYCIGAFLAKLEAQAGLEALLDRFSGFQALSERVVWNRSLITSGPETMPVRFLTA from the coding sequence ATGAAGCGTTACATGCAGCAGGCCATCGACGAGCGGCGGCAGCAGCCCAAGGATGACCTGCTGGGGCTCATCGTCCGGGGCAAGGGCGACGGGGACACGCTCAGCAACTCGCAGATGATGGCCCTGTGCTTCAATCTGCTCACGGGCGGACTCGAGACGACGAGCTTCTTCTTCTCGAACGCCCTGCGGCTCCTGGCCGAGCGCCCGGATGTGTACGCGCAGCTGCGCGCCGGCCGCTCGCTGCTCCCCAAGTTCATCGATGAAGTCCTGCGCTACGACGGGCCCGTGCGGGGCCTGCCCCGCATCGTCATGCAAGACATCGAGCTGTCCGGGGTGCGCATCGAGAAGGGCGCCTGCGTCCTGCTGCTCGTCGCCTCCGCGAACCGCGACGAGACCGAGTTCCCCGAACCGGACCGCTTCGACCTTCAGCGCGAGCGCACGGGCATCTCCTTCGGCTACGGCAGCCACTACTGCATCGGCGCCTTCCTGGCGAAGCTGGAGGCCCAGGCAGGGCTGGAGGCCCTGCTCGACCGGTTCAGCGGCTTCCAGGCCCTCTCCGAGCGCGTGGTGTGGAACCGGAGCCTCATCACCAGCGGCCCCGAGACGATGCCGGTCCGCTTCCTGACGGCCTGA
- a CDS encoding cytochrome P450, giving the protein MKDNPLAHGMVAQDGADHMRLRTAVSRAFTPVAINRLAAQVRENAAQLADALREKGEDEALHAAGHRRAAAAAQG; this is encoded by the coding sequence GTGAAGGACAATCCGCTCGCGCACGGCATGGTCGCCCAGGATGGCGCGGACCACATGCGCCTGCGGACCGCCGTCAGCCGCGCCTTCACCCCCGTGGCCATCAACCGCCTGGCGGCCCAGGTGCGGGAGAACGCCGCGCAGCTCGCCGATGCGCTGCGGGAGAAGGGCGAAGATGAAGCGTTACATGCAGCAGGCCATCGACGAGCGGCGGCAGCAGCCCAAGGATGA
- a CDS encoding spore photoproduct lyase family protein, translating into MNLELFPPTPAPPGPLDGLLKVSRIYLEPEVSEYTRGRDILARFPDAERVEVRSHWNIPGLFGNEGNAEAWNRIKGTTLVLGVKKTMRFETNGRSADYLPPSTANGCVMSCAYCYVPRHKGYANPVTLFVNIEDITAAIRRHAGKLGPKPEPNTVDPRYWVYDIGCNSDCSADAALSDNVRDMVRLFTVLPNAMGSFATKLVNRELLTYAPRGKTRIRFSLMPHAKAKLLDVRTSPIAARIAAIDDFVAAGYEVHLNFSPVVLTEGWQAEYSELFEHLDDCLSERTKAQLAAEIIFLTHNERLHEVNLRWHPKAEELLWQPSLQESKVSQGGGVNVRYRTGMKGQRVEEFKQLLARRMPYCRVRYAF; encoded by the coding sequence ATGAACCTCGAACTCTTCCCTCCCACCCCCGCGCCCCCGGGCCCCCTCGATGGGTTGTTGAAGGTCTCCCGCATCTACCTGGAGCCTGAGGTGTCCGAGTACACGCGGGGCCGGGACATCCTCGCGCGCTTCCCGGATGCCGAGCGGGTGGAGGTGCGCTCGCACTGGAACATCCCGGGCCTCTTCGGCAACGAGGGCAACGCCGAGGCGTGGAACCGCATCAAGGGCACCACGCTGGTGCTCGGCGTGAAGAAGACGATGCGCTTCGAGACCAACGGGCGCAGCGCCGATTACCTGCCACCCTCCACGGCCAATGGCTGCGTCATGAGCTGCGCCTACTGCTACGTGCCGCGCCACAAGGGCTACGCCAACCCCGTCACGCTCTTCGTCAACATCGAGGACATCACCGCCGCCATCCGCCGCCACGCGGGCAAGCTCGGCCCCAAGCCCGAGCCCAACACGGTGGATCCGCGCTACTGGGTCTATGACATCGGCTGCAACAGCGACTGCTCGGCCGATGCGGCCCTCAGCGACAACGTGAGGGACATGGTCCGCCTGTTCACGGTGCTGCCCAACGCCATGGGCTCGTTCGCCACCAAGCTGGTCAACCGCGAGCTGCTCACGTACGCGCCCCGGGGCAAGACGCGCATCCGCTTCAGCCTCATGCCACACGCGAAGGCGAAGCTGCTCGATGTGCGCACCAGCCCCATCGCCGCGCGCATCGCCGCCATCGATGACTTCGTGGCCGCTGGGTACGAGGTCCACCTCAACTTCTCCCCCGTCGTCCTCACCGAGGGCTGGCAGGCCGAGTACAGCGAGCTCTTCGAGCACCTGGATGACTGCCTGAGCGAGCGGACCAAGGCGCAGCTCGCCGCGGAGATCATCTTCCTCACCCACAACGAGCGCCTGCACGAGGTGAACCTGCGCTGGCACCCGAAGGCCGAGGAGCTCTTGTGGCAACCCTCACTTCAGGAATCCAAGGTGTCCCAGGGCGGCGGTGTCAATGTGCGCTACCGCACCGGGATGAAGGGCCAGCGCGTCGAGGAGTTCAAGCAATTGCTGGCCCGGCGCATGCCCTACTGCCGGGTGCGCTACGCCTTCTGA
- a CDS encoding glycoside hydrolase family 26 protein, with protein sequence MPFPSTSSAPAPRTAWSRRSLLRIATLTTAMAFSLGASPALAQVSKTLSTAAPTAQSQKVYNLLADLENNSRNGIKKQTIMGQHCEAQKESYAGEYWVKVGDITGKRPGFVELDFGPGNYGSTYSAPYVDYAVGFARDRFIYGEGIVGFSFHQSYPGAGTKSWENTFRQGWMDYNWMGRVINWQANTSEYQALLRDLSFAADKLAYLQQQGVPVLFRPFHEMNKKGSASPFWWANQDPAQYKQLWNIAHDYLVKTRGLKNLIFVWCPYEWDGTYGGDPWNYYPGNDRVDVVAVDIYHGNPYFPAKFYDDLKGYNKPRMLGENDKLPVRWGDSRYGTVSEIDARPWVIWSVWGDSLLYNLGNTNPNDWNVSSNYKAIKDTYSHGNVLTGGGNANYNWGGLR encoded by the coding sequence ATGCCCTTTCCCTCCACCAGTTCCGCTCCCGCGCCGCGAACGGCGTGGTCCCGCCGCTCGTTGCTGCGCATCGCCACCCTCACCACGGCGATGGCCTTCTCCCTGGGGGCCAGTCCTGCCCTGGCGCAGGTCTCCAAGACGCTGAGCACCGCGGCGCCCACGGCCCAGTCCCAGAAGGTCTACAACCTGCTGGCCGACCTGGAGAACAACAGCCGCAACGGCATCAAGAAGCAGACCATCATGGGCCAGCACTGCGAGGCTCAGAAGGAGAGCTACGCGGGGGAGTACTGGGTCAAGGTCGGTGACATCACCGGGAAGCGGCCGGGCTTCGTGGAGCTCGACTTCGGCCCTGGCAACTACGGCTCGACCTACAGCGCGCCCTACGTGGACTACGCCGTCGGCTTCGCGCGCGACCGGTTCATCTACGGCGAGGGCATCGTCGGCTTCAGCTTCCACCAGTCCTACCCGGGCGCGGGCACGAAGAGCTGGGAGAACACCTTCCGCCAGGGCTGGATGGACTACAACTGGATGGGCCGGGTCATCAACTGGCAGGCGAACACCTCCGAGTACCAGGCGCTGCTGCGGGACTTGTCCTTCGCGGCCGACAAGCTCGCCTACCTGCAGCAGCAGGGCGTCCCGGTGCTCTTCCGCCCGTTCCACGAGATGAACAAGAAGGGCTCCGCGTCACCCTTCTGGTGGGCCAACCAGGATCCCGCCCAGTACAAGCAGCTCTGGAACATCGCGCATGACTACCTGGTGAAGACGCGCGGGCTGAAGAACCTGATCTTCGTCTGGTGCCCGTACGAGTGGGACGGCACCTACGGCGGCGACCCGTGGAACTACTACCCCGGCAATGACCGCGTGGACGTGGTGGCCGTGGACATCTACCACGGCAACCCGTACTTCCCCGCGAAGTTCTATGACGACCTGAAGGGCTACAACAAGCCGCGCATGCTCGGAGAGAACGACAAGCTGCCGGTGCGCTGGGGCGACAGCCGCTACGGCACCGTCTCGGAGATCGACGCCCGCCCGTGGGTCATCTGGTCCGTGTGGGGCGACTCGCTGCTCTACAACCTGGGCAACACGAACCCGAACGACTGGAACGTGTCGAGCAACTACAAGGCCATCAAGGACACGTACAGCCACGGGAACGTGCTCACCGGTGGCGGTAACGCGAACTACAACTGGGGCGGCTTGCGCTGA
- a CDS encoding ATP-binding cassette domain-containing protein: MFELTGVSKRFGAMQALHPVDLTLASGRTTVLIGPSGCGKSTLLRLMNGLLRPDTGQVLFEGQPLPHAEDALLAVRRRLGYALQGGGLFPHLSAERNVTLVAQHLRWPARRVRERLELLVELTRFPAEALGRYPLQLSGGQRQRVGLMRALMLEPEGLLLDEPLGALDPMVRAELQADLKAIFERLGKTVVLVTHDLGEAAFLGHHIVLLREGRVVQQGLLETLEAHPAEPFVTRFIRAQR, from the coding sequence TTGTTTGAACTGACCGGAGTTTCCAAGCGCTTCGGCGCCATGCAGGCCTTGCACCCGGTGGACCTGACGCTGGCTTCAGGGCGCACCACCGTGCTGATCGGCCCCAGCGGGTGCGGCAAGTCCACCCTGCTCCGGTTGATGAACGGCTTGCTCCGTCCCGACACGGGACAGGTCCTCTTCGAGGGCCAGCCGCTGCCCCACGCCGAGGACGCGCTGCTCGCGGTGCGCCGGCGCCTGGGGTACGCGCTCCAGGGCGGCGGGCTCTTTCCGCACCTCTCCGCGGAGCGCAACGTCACCCTCGTGGCCCAGCACCTGCGGTGGCCCGCGCGGCGGGTGCGGGAGCGGCTGGAGCTGCTCGTGGAGCTGACGCGCTTTCCGGCGGAGGCGCTGGGGCGCTACCCCTTGCAGCTCTCGGGCGGACAGCGCCAGCGCGTCGGCCTCATGCGGGCCCTGATGCTGGAGCCCGAGGGGCTCCTGCTGGATGAGCCGCTGGGCGCGTTGGATCCAATGGTCCGCGCCGAGCTGCAAGCGGACCTGAAGGCCATCTTCGAAAGGCTGGGCAAGACGGTGGTGCTCGTCACGCATGACCTGGGAGAGGCGGCGTTCCTGGGGCACCACATCGTGCTGCTCCGGGAAGGCCGCGTGGTTCAGCAGGGGCTCCTGGAGACGCTGGAGGCCCACCCCGCGGAGCCGTTCGTCACCCGCTTCATCCGGGCGCAGCGGTGA
- a CDS encoding Na+/H+ antiporter: protein MQFELAFVLLFAVATAVAIVARYFKFPYTVALVVAGLVLGTAHAFEPPHLTKGLLFAVILPGLIFEAAFHVDFRKFWKNKLAIHALAIPGVVAAVAITALLLSPAVGGLQLVQGFAFIHALVFAAVIVSTDPIAVVSLFKMLGVPKRLAILVEGESLLNDGTAVVLFNLIVAVALGGEFTTSGAVLDFIKVAGVGGLIGGLIGFAVSQVIQRIEDAMVEITLTVIAAYGSFVVAENFHFSGVIATVVAGMLCGNWAANTGMSATTRVAVESFWEYLAFALNSVVFLLIGMEVQLQSLLDSWVPILLAYLAVLLGRALVVYGVSALLRLSSERVPWSWSTVLTWSGLRGAISMVLVLSLPEGFAHRELLVNMTFGVVVLSIIVQGLTMPPLLRRLGVTGQRDVYQEKYELARGRLSSVHAAMGALESMRRSRDIPADVLDQLEKDYEQKARAAQEELANLKQQTNRFHEEEHQEAVRRVLIIEKDSLLKAYQKGAIGKEAYEHLSTELDERLAKAKDAEAHVSLEDSVVSNEPVRS, encoded by the coding sequence ATGCAATTCGAGTTGGCGTTCGTACTGCTCTTCGCCGTGGCGACGGCCGTGGCCATCGTGGCGCGCTACTTCAAGTTCCCCTACACGGTGGCCCTGGTGGTGGCCGGACTCGTGCTGGGCACCGCGCATGCCTTCGAGCCGCCCCACCTGACCAAGGGACTGCTCTTCGCCGTCATCCTCCCAGGCCTCATCTTCGAGGCGGCCTTCCACGTGGACTTCCGGAAGTTCTGGAAGAACAAGCTGGCCATCCACGCCCTGGCCATCCCCGGCGTCGTCGCGGCCGTGGCCATCACCGCGCTCCTGCTGTCACCCGCCGTGGGAGGGCTCCAGCTCGTCCAGGGCTTCGCCTTCATCCACGCCCTGGTGTTCGCCGCGGTCATCGTCTCCACGGACCCCATCGCCGTGGTGAGCCTCTTCAAGATGCTGGGTGTCCCCAAGCGCCTGGCCATCCTCGTGGAGGGCGAGAGCCTGCTCAATGACGGCACGGCCGTCGTGCTCTTCAACCTCATCGTCGCCGTGGCGCTCGGGGGCGAGTTCACCACGAGCGGCGCCGTGCTGGACTTCATCAAGGTGGCCGGCGTGGGCGGGCTCATCGGCGGGCTCATCGGGTTCGCCGTGTCCCAGGTCATCCAGCGCATCGAGGACGCGATGGTGGAAATCACCCTCACCGTCATCGCCGCCTATGGCTCGTTCGTGGTGGCCGAGAACTTCCACTTCTCGGGCGTCATCGCCACCGTGGTGGCCGGCATGCTGTGTGGCAACTGGGCCGCCAACACCGGCATGAGCGCCACCACGCGCGTCGCGGTGGAGAGCTTCTGGGAGTACCTGGCCTTCGCGCTCAACTCCGTCGTGTTCCTGCTCATCGGCATGGAGGTGCAGCTCCAGTCGCTGCTGGACTCGTGGGTGCCCATCCTCCTGGCGTATCTGGCCGTGCTGCTCGGCCGCGCGCTCGTGGTGTACGGCGTGTCCGCCCTGCTGCGCCTCTCCTCGGAGCGCGTGCCGTGGAGCTGGAGCACGGTGCTCACCTGGAGTGGCCTGCGCGGGGCCATCTCCATGGTGCTGGTGCTGAGCCTGCCCGAGGGCTTCGCCCACCGGGAGCTGCTGGTGAACATGACGTTCGGCGTGGTGGTGCTCTCCATCATCGTCCAGGGGCTCACCATGCCGCCGCTGCTGCGGCGCCTGGGCGTCACCGGCCAGCGGGACGTGTACCAGGAGAAGTACGAGCTGGCCCGGGGCCGCCTCAGCTCCGTCCACGCCGCCATGGGCGCGCTGGAGTCCATGCGCCGCTCCCGTGACATCCCCGCCGATGTGCTGGACCAGTTGGAGAAGGACTACGAGCAGAAGGCCCGCGCGGCCCAGGAGGAGCTGGCCAACCTCAAGCAGCAGACGAACCGCTTTCACGAGGAGGAGCACCAGGAGGCCGTGCGGCGCGTGCTCATCATCGAGAAGGACTCGCTGCTCAAGGCCTACCAGAAGGGCGCCATCGGCAAGGAGGCCTATGAGCACCTGAGCACCGAGCTGGATGAGCGGCTCGCGAAGGCGAAGGACGCCGAGGCCCACGTCTCCCTGGAGGACTCGGTGGTGAGCAACGAGCCCGTCCGCAGTTGA
- a CDS encoding serine/threonine-protein kinase, whose amino-acid sequence METISPVDPAALPPGTEVGSWQVRAWKGRGSYGAVYRAARIGHPQAAPVALKLALHAWDERFSREVRLLARIRHPNVPRLLGHGLWKHPTRPVAFPYLVMEWMDGVPLYEWAHARNPTSREVMRLLAQVARGLEATAAVQGVHRDVKGDNVLVQPAPFRAVLVDFGAAYHRGASPLTWNLPPGTPRYRSPEAWAFTQDTSCPPSARYAFQPADDVFALGVSAYRLVTDEYPPPTDPAHPLSGCWASEGLGPRAPRELNARVAPVLDALIQRMVSVKPAQRGTAGALAEALERAADGAGPEADVPLFLEEVLALQDWSAEDVAAAAYLGHRPRYRDGALLKATAQRDAAEQAEFVRREAEAKARAEAPTEQAMPHAFPREFLQCLSVAVLGVTLMLWAGSEVRPWVSTELLPGQAGTQDAGLEDGGTVGVGDASLTVTAPLGTPVPPAIRLDMPPGPLQGQRRPPCGKGEVEIRKGCWVKIAAPPEDCEDYAYEWKGACYIPMAPSQRPATSDSP is encoded by the coding sequence ATGGAGACAATTTCCCCGGTGGATCCCGCCGCGCTGCCGCCTGGCACGGAGGTGGGCAGTTGGCAGGTCCGCGCCTGGAAGGGCCGGGGCAGCTATGGCGCCGTGTACCGGGCGGCCCGCATCGGCCACCCCCAGGCGGCGCCCGTGGCCCTGAAGCTGGCCCTGCATGCCTGGGATGAGCGCTTCTCGCGCGAGGTGCGCCTGCTGGCGCGCATCCGCCACCCCAACGTGCCCCGGCTCCTGGGCCACGGGCTCTGGAAGCACCCCACGCGGCCGGTGGCCTTCCCATACCTGGTGATGGAGTGGATGGACGGGGTGCCCCTGTACGAGTGGGCGCATGCGCGCAACCCCACCTCGCGCGAGGTGATGCGGCTGCTCGCCCAAGTGGCCCGGGGGTTGGAGGCCACGGCCGCGGTCCAGGGCGTGCACCGGGACGTGAAGGGCGACAACGTGCTTGTCCAGCCGGCGCCGTTCCGCGCGGTGCTGGTGGACTTCGGCGCGGCGTACCACCGGGGGGCCTCGCCGCTCACCTGGAACCTGCCCCCGGGCACCCCGCGCTACCGCAGCCCGGAGGCCTGGGCGTTCACCCAGGACACCTCCTGTCCTCCCTCGGCCCGCTATGCCTTTCAGCCCGCGGACGACGTGTTCGCGCTGGGCGTGAGCGCCTACCGGCTGGTGACCGATGAGTACCCGCCCCCCACGGATCCGGCGCATCCCCTGTCCGGGTGCTGGGCCTCGGAGGGGCTGGGGCCCCGGGCGCCGCGGGAGCTCAACGCGAGGGTGGCCCCGGTGCTCGATGCGCTGATCCAGCGCATGGTGTCGGTGAAGCCCGCTCAGCGCGGCACCGCGGGGGCGCTGGCGGAGGCCCTGGAGCGGGCGGCGGACGGGGCGGGGCCCGAGGCGGATGTGCCCCTCTTCCTGGAGGAAGTCCTGGCGCTGCAGGACTGGTCCGCGGAGGACGTGGCGGCGGCGGCATACCTGGGGCACCGGCCGCGCTACCGGGATGGGGCGCTGCTGAAGGCCACCGCGCAGCGGGATGCCGCGGAGCAGGCGGAGTTCGTCCGGCGGGAGGCCGAGGCGAAGGCCCGGGCCGAGGCGCCGACGGAGCAGGCGATGCCCCATGCGTTTCCCCGGGAGTTCCTCCAATGCCTGTCGGTGGCGGTGCTGGGGGTGACCTTGATGCTCTGGGCCGGGTCGGAGGTCCGGCCGTGGGTCTCCACGGAGCTCCTGCCGGGGCAGGCGGGGACCCAGGACGCGGGGCTGGAGGATGGCGGCACCGTGGGGGTGGGCGATGCCTCGCTGACGGTGACGGCCCCGCTCGGGACGCCCGTGCCCCCGGCCATCCGCCTGGACATGCCGCCGGGGCCGCTGCAGGGCCAGCGCCGCCCGCCCTGCGGCAAGGGCGAGGTGGAGATTCGCAAGGGTTGCTGGGTGAAGATCGCCGCTCCCCCTGAGGACTGTGAGGACTATGCGTACGAGTGGAAGGGGGCTTGCTACATCCCCATGGCCCCTTCCCAGCGTCCCGCGACCTCGGATTCTCCCTAG
- a CDS encoding glycine betaine ABC transporter substrate-binding protein, whose amino-acid sequence MRGLCLLLLCLGLGACAPAPSPAGAEVRVGSKKFTESVIIGEMVARLARDTGAHAVHRRELGGTTVLWEALRRGELDVYSEYTGTLRQELFAGRALKDDAALREALAAQGLGMSAPLGFNNTYALGMKEAEAERLGLRRISDLRHHPELRLGLSNEFMDRADGWPALRERYQLPQREVRGLDHDLAYRGLESGALQVTDLYSTDAEIAAYGLRVLEDDLKHFPAYDAVLLYREDWAARAPEVLASLRRLEGRISESGMVALNAQARLEHVAEGRVAAGFLSRELRVESEVRAEGLAWRLWRRTREHLFLVAVSLLASAGVAVPLGVLAAKRARLGRLVLGLASIIQTVPSLALLVFMIPLLGIGTRPAIVALFLYGLLPIVRNTAAGLAGIAADLRESAEALGLPPRARLWRIELPLAAPSLLAGLQTAAVINVGTATLGALIGAGGYGQPILTGIRLDDTGLILEGAVPAALMALAVSALFGGVERLVVPAGLRPSGSGPASSRGRW is encoded by the coding sequence GTGAGGGGACTGTGCCTGCTGCTCCTGTGCCTTGGGCTGGGCGCCTGTGCTCCCGCGCCGTCGCCTGCTGGCGCCGAGGTGCGCGTGGGCTCCAAGAAGTTCACCGAGTCCGTCATCATCGGGGAGATGGTGGCGCGGCTGGCCCGGGACACAGGCGCGCACGCGGTCCACCGGCGCGAGCTGGGCGGCACCACCGTGCTCTGGGAGGCCCTGCGCCGGGGCGAGCTGGACGTTTATTCCGAGTACACGGGCACCTTGCGCCAGGAGCTCTTCGCGGGCCGGGCGCTGAAGGATGACGCCGCCCTGCGGGAGGCCCTGGCCGCGCAAGGACTCGGCATGAGCGCGCCGCTGGGCTTCAACAACACCTATGCGCTGGGGATGAAGGAGGCCGAGGCGGAGCGCCTGGGGCTGCGGCGCATCTCGGACCTGAGGCACCATCCGGAGCTGCGGCTGGGCCTGAGCAACGAGTTCATGGACCGCGCGGATGGCTGGCCCGCCCTGCGCGAGCGCTACCAGCTTCCCCAGCGCGAGGTGCGGGGGCTGGATCATGATCTCGCCTACCGGGGCCTGGAGAGCGGCGCCCTTCAAGTCACGGACCTGTACTCCACCGACGCGGAGATCGCCGCGTACGGTCTGCGCGTGCTGGAGGACGACCTGAAGCACTTCCCCGCCTACGACGCCGTCCTGCTCTACCGGGAGGATTGGGCGGCCCGGGCGCCCGAGGTGCTCGCGTCCTTGCGGCGCCTGGAGGGGCGGATCTCCGAGTCCGGGATGGTGGCGCTCAACGCCCAGGCACGGCTCGAACATGTGGCGGAGGGGCGCGTGGCCGCCGGGTTCCTCTCTCGGGAGCTGCGGGTGGAGAGCGAGGTCCGGGCGGAGGGGCTGGCCTGGCGGCTCTGGCGCCGGACGCGGGAGCACCTGTTCCTGGTGGCCGTGTCGCTCCTCGCGTCGGCCGGGGTGGCGGTGCCGCTGGGCGTGCTCGCGGCGAAGCGGGCCCGGCTGGGCCGGCTCGTGCTGGGGCTGGCGAGCATCATCCAGACGGTTCCCTCGCTGGCGCTCCTGGTGTTCATGATTCCGCTGCTCGGCATCGGCACGCGGCCCGCCATCGTGGCGCTGTTCCTCTATGGCCTGCTGCCCATCGTCCGGAACACGGCGGCGGGGCTCGCGGGGATTGCCGCGGATCTGCGCGAGTCCGCGGAGGCCCTGGGCCTGCCGCCCCGGGCGCGGCTGTGGCGCATCGAGCTGCCCCTGGCCGCGCCGTCCCTCCTGGCGGGGCTCCAGACGGCCGCCGTCATCAACGTGGGCACGGCGACGCTCGGGGCGCTCATCGGCGCGGGAGGCTATGGGCAGCCCATCCTCACCGGCATCCGGCTGGATGACACCGGGCTCATCCTGGAGGGCGCCGTGCCCGCGGCGCTGATGGCCCTGGCCGTCAGCGCGCTGTTCGGCGGGGTGGAGCGGCTCGTGGTGCCGGCCGGGCTCAGGCCGTCAGGAAGCGGACCGGCATCGTCTCGGGGCCGCTGGTGA